One segment of Carya illinoinensis cultivar Pawnee chromosome 13, C.illinoinensisPawnee_v1, whole genome shotgun sequence DNA contains the following:
- the LOC122292966 gene encoding U2 small nuclear ribonucleoprotein B'' 2-like — protein MLTGDIPPNQTIYIKNLNEKVKKEELKRSLYALFSQYGRIMDVVALKTPKLRGQAWVVFMEVTAASNAVRQMQNFPFYDKPMRIQYAKTKSDCVAKEDGSYDKKKKLEEKAERKQRAEEAQQSSRANGATAENGSSAAPFRQGKPSVKEAVAPNNILFIENLPYEATSMMLEMLFQQYPGFREVRMIEAKPGIAFVEFEDDQQSSMAMQALQGFKITPQNPMTITFAKK, from the exons ATGCTGACCGGGGATATACCTCCTAATCAGACCATATACATAAAGAATCTCAACGAAAAGGTCAAGAAAGAAG AATTGAAAAGATCTCTTTATGCCTTATTCTCGCAATATGGAAGGATCATGGATGTTGTTGCCTTGAAGACGCCCAAGCTTCGTGGACAAGCCTGGGTTGTGTTTATGGAAGTAACAGCTGCCAGTAATGCAGTGCGGCAAATGCAAAACTTCCCATTTTATGATAAACCTATG AGGATCCAATATGCAAAAACAAAGTCAGACTGTGTTGCTAAAGAAGATGGAAGCTATGACAAGAAAAAGAAGCTAGAAGAAAAag CTGAAAGAAAGCAGCGTGCTGAAGAAGCGCAGCAGTCTTCCAGGGCTAATGGTGCAACTGCTGAAAATGGAAGCTCAGCG GCCCCATTCCGCCAAGGAAAACCAAGCGTAAAAGAAGCAGTAGCTCCAAACAATATACTCTTCATAGAGAATCTGCCCTACGAAGCCACTAGTATGATGTTGGAAATGCTTTTCCAACAATATCCTGGATTTAGGGAAGTCCGGATGATTGAAGCAAAGCCAGGTATCGCCTTTGTAGAATTTGAAGATGACCAGCAGTCCTCTATGGCGATGCAGGCCCTTCAAGGCTTCAAAATCACACCTCAGAACCCCATGACCATCACTTTTGCCAAGAagtaa